One Streptomyces sp. NBC_01237 genomic region harbors:
- the pdhA gene encoding pyruvate dehydrogenase (acetyl-transferring) E1 component subunit alpha, with protein sequence MTVQELPGAAAYRPTPPPAWKPLTDPAPLLPDPEPYRVLGTDAAADADPELLLRLYAELVRGRRYNAQATALTKQGRLAVYPSSTGQEACEIAAALVLEERDWLFPSYRDTLAAVARGLDPVEALTLLRGDRHTGYDPREHRIAPLCTPLATQLPHAVGLAHAARLKGDDVVALAMVGDGGTSEGDFHEALNFAAVWRAPVVFLVQNNGFAISVPLAKQTAAPSLAHKAVGYGMPGRLVDGNDAVAVHQVLGEAVARARRGEGPTLVEAVTYRMDAHTNADDATRYRVDSEVETWRAHDPVKLLERELTGRGLLGEDGIEEAREAAERMAAALRERMNADPVLDPMDLFSHVYTEQTGQLREQAARLRAELEAERDRHDDHGAEAGR encoded by the coding sequence ATGACGGTCCAAGAGCTGCCCGGCGCAGCCGCCTACCGGCCCACGCCGCCCCCGGCCTGGAAGCCGCTCACCGACCCCGCGCCGCTGCTCCCGGACCCCGAGCCGTACCGGGTGCTGGGTACGGACGCCGCAGCCGACGCGGACCCCGAGCTGCTGCTGCGGCTCTACGCCGAGCTGGTCCGAGGCCGCCGGTACAACGCGCAGGCCACGGCCCTGACCAAGCAGGGCCGGCTCGCCGTCTACCCGTCCAGCACGGGGCAGGAGGCGTGCGAGATCGCGGCCGCGCTGGTGCTGGAGGAGCGGGACTGGCTCTTCCCCAGCTACCGCGACACCCTCGCGGCCGTGGCGCGCGGCCTCGACCCGGTCGAGGCGCTGACCCTGCTGCGCGGCGACCGGCACACCGGTTACGACCCGCGTGAGCACCGCATCGCCCCGCTCTGCACCCCGCTCGCCACCCAATTGCCGCACGCCGTGGGTCTGGCGCACGCGGCGCGGCTCAAGGGGGACGATGTGGTCGCGCTCGCCATGGTGGGTGACGGCGGCACCAGTGAGGGCGATTTCCACGAGGCGTTGAACTTCGCGGCCGTCTGGCGGGCCCCGGTCGTCTTCCTCGTGCAGAACAACGGCTTCGCGATCTCCGTCCCGCTGGCCAAGCAGACCGCGGCCCCCTCCCTCGCCCACAAGGCCGTCGGGTACGGGATGCCGGGCCGGCTCGTCGACGGCAACGACGCGGTCGCCGTGCACCAGGTGCTCGGCGAGGCGGTCGCGCGGGCCAGGCGCGGCGAGGGGCCGACGCTGGTCGAGGCTGTCACCTACCGCATGGACGCCCATACGAACGCCGACGACGCCACCCGCTACCGGGTCGACAGCGAGGTCGAGACCTGGCGGGCGCACGACCCGGTCAAGCTCCTGGAGCGGGAGCTGACCGGGCGCGGGCTGCTCGGCGAGGACGGCATCGAGGAAGCGCGTGAGGCGGCGGAGCGGATGGCGGCCGCGCTGCGGGAGCGGATGAACGCCGACCCGGTGCTCGACCCGATGGACCTGTTCTCCCATGTCTACACGGAGCAGACCGGCCAACTGCGGGAGCAGGCAGCCCGGTTGCGGGCCGAGCTGGAGGCCGAGAGGGACCGGCACGACGATCACGGTGCGGAGGCGGGACGATGA
- a CDS encoding Lrp/AsnC family transcriptional regulator — translation MAAEQMADRGDDPGQVPPARPLDAIDRDILRILRTDGRASIRSVAERVHVSRANAYARINRLIEDGVIRGFGARIDHERAGQGASAYITLKIVQNSWRTVREQLQALPGATHIALVSGDFDVLLLVHTPDNRALRELVLTRIQAIPEVLSTRTLLVFEETDLGPHPDRPAELS, via the coding sequence ATGGCAGCTGAACAAATGGCCGACAGGGGCGACGATCCCGGCCAGGTTCCGCCCGCGCGACCGCTGGACGCCATCGACCGCGACATCCTCCGCATCCTGCGGACGGACGGCCGTGCCTCGATACGCTCGGTGGCCGAACGCGTGCATGTCTCGCGCGCCAACGCGTACGCGCGGATCAACCGGCTGATCGAGGACGGCGTGATCCGCGGCTTCGGCGCACGGATCGACCACGAACGGGCGGGGCAGGGCGCGTCCGCCTACATCACGCTCAAGATCGTCCAGAACTCCTGGCGCACGGTCCGTGAACAGCTACAGGCGCTGCCGGGCGCCACCCACATCGCTCTGGTCAGCGGAGACTTCGACGTACTTCTCCTGGTGCACACCCCGGACAACCGCGCCCTGCGCGAACTGGTCCTCACCCGGATCCAGGCCATCCCCGAAGTGCTCTCCACCCGCACGCTACTGGTGTTCGAGGAAACGGATCTGGGCCCGCACCCGGACCGCCCCGCAGAACTGTCCTGA
- a CDS encoding TetR/AcrR family transcriptional regulator, which yields MTTAKRDTYTPETLLTVAVRVFNERGYDGTSMEHLSKAAGISKSSIYHHVAGKEELLRRAVSRALDGLFGILDEPGATRGRAIERVEYVTRRTVGVLMAELPYVTLLLRVRGNTRTERWALERRREFDQRVAELLKAAVADGDLRADVDIRLATRLLFGMVNSLVEWYRPQPGGFPGEDQLADTVVQLAFEGMRAA from the coding sequence ATGACCACGGCCAAGCGGGACACGTACACCCCGGAGACTCTGCTCACCGTCGCCGTCCGTGTCTTCAACGAGCGCGGCTACGACGGCACGTCCATGGAGCACCTCTCCAAGGCGGCGGGCATCTCCAAATCGTCCATCTACCACCATGTGGCGGGCAAGGAGGAGTTGCTGCGGCGGGCCGTCAGCCGGGCGCTCGACGGGCTCTTCGGGATTCTCGACGAGCCCGGGGCCACCCGGGGGCGCGCGATCGAGCGGGTCGAGTACGTCACGCGCCGCACCGTCGGGGTGCTGATGGCCGAGCTCCCCTACGTCACCCTGTTGCTGCGCGTGCGGGGCAACACCAGGACGGAGCGCTGGGCCCTGGAACGGCGGCGCGAGTTCGACCAGCGGGTGGCCGAGCTGCTCAAGGCGGCGGTGGCCGACGGTGATCTCCGCGCCGACGTCGACATACGGCTGGCGACCCGGCTGCTGTTCGGCATGGTGAACTCCCTGGTCGAGTGGTACCGGCCGCAACCGGGCGGCTTCCCCGGGGAGGACCAGCTCGCGGACACGGTCGTCCAGCTGGCCTTCGAGGGGATGCGGGCGGCCTGA